The DNA region ATGGGCACACTTTGTAGCTGGAGGGTTAGTCGCCTGTCGCATGCCCATGCCCAGACCCAACTAACCTCTTGTCTCAGTGTCGGCGGCatgacagcagcaaccctcACAGCCCCCCTCGACGTCCTCAAAACCCGCCTCCAATCCGACTTTTACCAAGCCCAGCTCAAAGCCTCCCGCGCCGCCCACGTCGGCCCCATGAACCCCCTCCGCACGGCAGTCTACCATTTCAACGAAACCGCCTCGATCCTCGCGGCCGTGTACAAGGTAGAAGGCCCGCGCGCCTTGTTCAAGGGTCTCGGCCCCAACCTCGTCGGCGTCGTCCCTGCCCGCGCGATCAACTTCTTTACATACGGCAACAGTAAACGTTTGTTGGCTCAATGGTTCAATGATGGGAAAGACGACTCGACATACATCCACCTCTCCTCGGCCATGATAGCCGGTGTGGTAACGAGCACGGCGACGAACCCGATCTGGATGGTCAAGACGAGATTGCAGCTTGACAAGAACCTCGCGGCTGAGGGCGGGATCGCGACGAGGCAGTACAAGAACAGTTTGGACTGCATCAAGCAGGTGCTGAGGAATGAGGGCATTTACGGGCTGTACAAGGGCATGAGCGCGAGTTATCTGGGCGTGGCCGAGTCGACCCTGCAGTGGGTGCTGTACGAGCGGGCGAAGAAGAgtctggcgaggagggaggagagatTGGTGATTAGcgggaaggagaggacgtGGTGGGATACGACGGTGAGCTGGATGGGGAACGCGAGCGCGGCGGGAGGGGCGAAGTTGATTGCGGCCATTTTGACTTACCCTCATGAGGTGAGTTTTGTTACTGtccatttttttttgggagggttCTTGAACGCTGACGAGATGGTAATAGGTTGCCCGGACAAGACTCCGTCAAGCGCCCATGGCGGACGGCAGACCAAAATATACCGGCCTGGTTCAGTGCTTCAAGCTtgtggccaaggaggagggcatgGTCGGTCTCTATGGAGGCATGACGCCGCACCTGCTCAGGACCGTCCCAAGTGCGGCCATCATGTTTGGCATGTACGAGGGCATCCTGAGACTGCTGCAACCTTCGCATCATGAGCCATGAGGATGACGACCGAGTCGAAAACGATGACGGCTGTACGGTCATAACTCTACGATGCGGCCGACCCAGGCGCACAtgccaacctcctctccttaCACCTCTGCACCACCAACAATCGATACCCTACCTTTCTTTCAGCGACGTATCATTACGGAGAACATATGCTTTGGCGAGCGATTGGCGTATATAGGAGACACGGGGAACGACGGGAGACtgtgggggcgggggcgtGTTAGCCCTCTTTTCGTACATTGGAAAGACTGGATGGGGCGGCAACAGCATGGGGATGGTTCGAGAAGGCAAAGCATGGCATCCGGCGTTTAGGTTGGGCTTCTGTTGGGTgggtttttatttttgggTATATATGGGATGATGCGAGTAGGTTTGGCAACGGGATGATTACCCCTCTCACTGTTACTCGTTGTTGCTTGTAATGATACAAGGGAGGGATTCAATGTACGATACCTACGTCAGGGCGCATGATGCATGAAGGGAAAAAACGGGGGGAGGATGTATGCATTCAGCAGGGGATGAAAAGCTGGGGTTCTCCAATgggtggaaaagaaaaggaacgGAAAATTCACGGAAAGGACAAAAAGGTAAAACAGGATCCCTGCTCTTGCAAAAAGACAAATAAATCCAATATAAACAACATGGCAGATCAAGCCAA from Podospora pseudoanserina strain CBS 124.78 chromosome 1, whole genome shotgun sequence includes:
- the RIM2 gene encoding Pyrimidine nucleotide transporter, mitochondrial (COG:C; EggNog:ENOG503NV2Q; BUSCO:EOG09263HED), whose product is MATVTTTRTLPGGNQKMETVSGAPVQLLQSRETGEVDPRPKPGERPAVAKSWAHFVAGGVGGMTAATLTAPLDVLKTRLQSDFYQAQLKASRAAHVGPMNPLRTAVYHFNETASILAAVYKVEGPRALFKGLGPNLVGVVPARAINFFTYGNSKRLLAQWFNDGKDDSTYIHLSSAMIAGVVTSTATNPIWMVKTRLQLDKNLAAEGGIATRQYKNSLDCIKQVLRNEGIYGLYKGMSASYLGVAESTLQWVLYERAKKSLARREERLVISGKERTWWDTTVSWMGNASAAGGAKLIAAILTYPHEVARTRLRQAPMADGRPKYTGLVQCFKLVAKEEGMVGLYGGMTPHLLRTVPSAAIMFGMYEGILRLLQPSHHEP